One genomic segment of Belonocnema kinseyi isolate 2016_QV_RU_SX_M_011 chromosome 2, B_treatae_v1, whole genome shotgun sequence includes these proteins:
- the LOC117183070 gene encoding skin secretory protein xP2-like yields MKKAIDSKMTVHYIDIRIWALKEKLGSTVPVPRNLNGAKIPPDVVPPVYGQTQSPPPQQGDVPTPPKEGNAPATSGEGNVKPLPSTGNSALPPPQQGVAPPPPKEGDASAPPKEGDASAPPKEGDAPATSGDGKVKPLPSTGNNASPPPQQGVAPPPPKEGDASAPPKEGDASAPSKEGNAPPPSEEEDVKPPPKQGDAPAPSKEGDASVPSKEGDAPAPPKDEAVKPPPSNGNGVSPPPKQENAPPSSEDVDKPVQSKQGDAPVPSKQGDALTPPKKGAVKPPPSNGNDVSPPPEEEDEPPSSEDENAPGQAKQGDGPAQSKQGGAQPSSKQGDAPPPSKEGARSKAGDVPPPITQGGF; encoded by the exons ATGAAGAAGGCTATTGATTCGAAGATGACAGTTCACTATATAGATATTCGAATATGGGCTCTAAAAGAAA AATTAGGATCAACTGTACCAGTGCCAAGAAACCTCAACGGCGCCAAGATACCTCCAGATGTTGTTCCGCCAGTGTATGGACAAACACAATCACCACCACCGCAGCAAGGAGATGTACCAACACCACCTAAAGAAGGAAATGCTCCAGCAACATCAGGAGAAGGAAATGTAAAACCACTTCCGTCTACTGGTAATAGTGCATTACCACCACCTCAACAAGGAGTTGCACCACCACCACCTAAAGAAGGAGATGCATCAGCACCACCTAAAGAAGGAGATGCATCAGCACCACCTAAAGAAGGAGATGCTCCTGCAACATCAGGAGACGGAAAGGTAAAACCACTTCCGTCTACTGGTAATAATGCATCACCACCACCTCAACAAGGAGTTGCACCACCACCACCTAAAGAAGGTGATGCATCAGCACCACCCAAAGAAGGAGATGCATCAGCACCATCTAAAGAAGGAAATGCACCACCACCCTCTGAAGAAGAAGATGTAAAACCACCACCTAAACAAGGAGATGCACCAGCACCATCTAAAGAAGGAGATGCATCAGTTCCATCTAAAGAAGGAGATGCACCAGCCCCACCTAAAGATGAAGCTGTAAAACCACCCCCTTCTAACGGTAATGGAGTATCACCACCACCTAAACAAGAAAATGCACCACCATCATCTGAAGATGTAGATAAACCAGTACAATCTAAACAAGGAGATGCACCAGTACCGTCTAAACAAGGAGATGCACTTACACCACCTAAAAAAGGAGCTGTAAAACCACCCCCTTCTAACGGTAATGATGTATCACCACCACCTGAAGAAGAAGATGAACCACCATCATCTGAAGATGAAAATGCACCAGGACAAGCTAAACAAGGAGATGGACCAGCACAATCTAAACAAGGAGGTGCACAACCATCATCTAAACAGGGAGATGCACCACCACCATCGAAAGAAGGAGCCCGTTCTAAGGCTGGAGATGTACCACCACCAATAACCCAGGGAGGATTTTAA